The following are encoded together in the Peromyscus leucopus breed LL Stock chromosome 1, UCI_PerLeu_2.1, whole genome shotgun sequence genome:
- the LOC114710247 gene encoding splicing factor U2AF 35 kDa subunit-like isoform X3, translating into MNIYHNPQNSAQSADGVRCAMSDWEVQEHYDEFFEEVFTEMEEKYGQVEEMNVCDNLADHLVGNVYVKFRYEEDAKKAVMDLNNRWFNGQPIHSELSPVTDFTEACCHQYEMGKCLRGAFCNFMHLKPISRELKQKLSRLHRKRHRSRSRSRERHSPSRDIRHGGSRGGRGQEHYRRQSRYLKRYGRF; encoded by the coding sequence ATGAACATTTACCATAACCCTCAAAACTCTGCCCAGTCTGCTGATGGTGTGCGCTGTGCTATGAGTGACTGGGAGGTGCAGGAGCACTATGATGAGTTCTTTGAGGAAGTCTTCACTGAGATGGAAGAAAAGTATGGACAGGTTGAAGAGATGAACGTCTGTGATAACCTAGCAGACCACCTGGTGGGGAATGTGTATGTCAAGTTTCGTTATGAGGAGGATGCAAAGAAAGCTGTGATGGACTTGAATAACCGCTGGTTTAATGGGCAGCCAATCCATTCAGAGCTGTCCCCAGTGACTGACTTCACGGAAGCCTGCTGCCACCAGTATGAGATGGGCAAGTGCCTAAGAGGGGCCTTCTGCAACTTCATGCATCTGAAGCCAATCTCAAGAGAGCTCAAACAGAAGCTGTCTAGGCTCCATCGCAAGAGGCATAGATCCAGGTCCCGATCCCGGGAAAGGCATTCTCCATCCAGAGACATTAGGCATGGTGGCAGCAGAGGAGGTAGAGGACAAGAGCATTACAGGAGGCAGTCCAGATACCTCAAGAGATATGGGAGATTCTGA
- the LOC114710247 gene encoding splicing factor U2AF 35 kDa subunit-like isoform X1 gives MASEDFRVVGAPGPVLQASAGKWLNTSCLPSLVPRNYKLNCTFYFRTGACRHGDRCSRVHNKPTFSQTVALMNIYHNPQNSAQSADGVRCAMSDWEVQEHYDEFFEEVFTEMEEKYGQVEEMNVCDNLADHLVGNVYVKFRYEEDAKKAVMDLNNRWFNGQPIHSELSPVTDFTEACCHQYEMGKCLRGAFCNFMHLKPISRELKQKLSRLHRKRHRSRSRSRERHSPSRDIRHGGSRGGRGQEHYRRQSRYLKRYGRF, from the exons ATGGCTTCAGAGGATTTCAGAGTAGTTGGCGCTCCGGGTCCTGTGTTGCAGGCGTCTGCTGGAAAATGGCTGAATACTTCTTGCCTTCCATCTTTAGTACCGAGAAACTACAA ACTCAACTGTACATTTTATTTCAGAACTGGAGCATGTCGTCATGGAGACAGATGTTCTCGGGTGCACAATAAACCAACCTTTAGCCAGACCGTTGCCCTCATGAACATTTACCATAACCCTCAAAACTCTGCCCAGTCTGCTGATGGTGTGCGCTGTGCTATGAGTGACTGGGAGGTGCAGGAGCACTATGATGAGTTCTTTGAGGAAGTCTTCACTGAGATGGAAGAAAAGTATGGACAGGTTGAAGAGATGAACGTCTGTGATAACCTAGCAGACCACCTGGTGGGGAATGTGTATGTCAAGTTTCGTTATGAGGAGGATGCAAAGAAAGCTGTGATGGACTTGAATAACCGCTGGTTTAATGGGCAGCCAATCCATTCAGAGCTGTCCCCAGTGACTGACTTCACGGAAGCCTGCTGCCACCAGTATGAGATGGGCAAGTGCCTAAGAGGGGCCTTCTGCAACTTCATGCATCTGAAGCCAATCTCAAGAGAGCTCAAACAGAAGCTGTCTAGGCTCCATCGCAAGAGGCATAGATCCAGGTCCCGATCCCGGGAAAGGCATTCTCCATCCAGAGACATTAGGCATGGTGGCAGCAGAGGAGGTAGAGGACAAGAGCATTACAGGAGGCAGTCCAGATACCTCAAGAGATATGGGAGATTCTGA
- the LOC114710247 gene encoding splicing factor U2AF 35 kDa subunit-like isoform X2 has protein sequence MASEDFRVVGAPGPVLQASAGKWLNTSCLPSLVPRNYKTGACRHGDRCSRVHNKPTFSQTVALMNIYHNPQNSAQSADGVRCAMSDWEVQEHYDEFFEEVFTEMEEKYGQVEEMNVCDNLADHLVGNVYVKFRYEEDAKKAVMDLNNRWFNGQPIHSELSPVTDFTEACCHQYEMGKCLRGAFCNFMHLKPISRELKQKLSRLHRKRHRSRSRSRERHSPSRDIRHGGSRGGRGQEHYRRQSRYLKRYGRF, from the exons ATGGCTTCAGAGGATTTCAGAGTAGTTGGCGCTCCGGGTCCTGTGTTGCAGGCGTCTGCTGGAAAATGGCTGAATACTTCTTGCCTTCCATCTTTAGTACCGAGAAACTACAA AACTGGAGCATGTCGTCATGGAGACAGATGTTCTCGGGTGCACAATAAACCAACCTTTAGCCAGACCGTTGCCCTCATGAACATTTACCATAACCCTCAAAACTCTGCCCAGTCTGCTGATGGTGTGCGCTGTGCTATGAGTGACTGGGAGGTGCAGGAGCACTATGATGAGTTCTTTGAGGAAGTCTTCACTGAGATGGAAGAAAAGTATGGACAGGTTGAAGAGATGAACGTCTGTGATAACCTAGCAGACCACCTGGTGGGGAATGTGTATGTCAAGTTTCGTTATGAGGAGGATGCAAAGAAAGCTGTGATGGACTTGAATAACCGCTGGTTTAATGGGCAGCCAATCCATTCAGAGCTGTCCCCAGTGACTGACTTCACGGAAGCCTGCTGCCACCAGTATGAGATGGGCAAGTGCCTAAGAGGGGCCTTCTGCAACTTCATGCATCTGAAGCCAATCTCAAGAGAGCTCAAACAGAAGCTGTCTAGGCTCCATCGCAAGAGGCATAGATCCAGGTCCCGATCCCGGGAAAGGCATTCTCCATCCAGAGACATTAGGCATGGTGGCAGCAGAGGAGGTAGAGGACAAGAGCATTACAGGAGGCAGTCCAGATACCTCAAGAGATATGGGAGATTCTGA